In the Shewanella sp. OMA3-2 genome, one interval contains:
- the hscA gene encoding Fe-S protein assembly chaperone HscA gives MALLQIAEPGQSAAPHQHRLAVGIDLGTTNSLVAAVRSGKASTLFDEQGQHSLPSVVHYGKDAILVGHQAQALSAIDPQNTIVSVKRFMGRSLQDIQSRDAHHAYQFEASENGLPVFVTQQAKVNPIQVSAEILKPLVERAEKTLGGELQGIVITVPAYFDDAQRQGTKDAAELLGVRVLRLLNEPTAAAIAYGLDSKQEGVIAIYDLGGGTFDISILRLNRGVFEVLATGGDSALGGDDFDHLLVEHFKQAWQLEALTAQESRRLLIEARRVKEALTDNQNVTATLSYADKQLELVVTKAEFDSIIAALVKKTIGSCRRTLRDAGVSTDEVIETVMVGGSTRVPLVREQVEAFFKKPPLTSIDPDRVVAIGAAIQADILVGNKPESDLLLLDVIPLSLGIETMGGLVEKVVTRNTTIPVARAQEFTTFKDGQTAMAFHVVQGERELVDDCRSLARFTLQGIPPLAAGAAHIRVTFQVDADGLLNVTAMEKSTEVQTSIQVKPSFGLSDTEIATMLKDSMKHAKEDITRRMLAEQKVEAARVIESLTAALQKDGDLLEANMRSQLQTAIELLAATAEKNDVDAIEKAINDLDAQTQDFAARRMDNSIRAAFKGRSVDNI, from the coding sequence ATGGCACTGTTGCAAATTGCAGAACCTGGACAAAGCGCCGCGCCGCATCAACACCGCTTAGCTGTTGGCATTGATCTAGGCACCACAAATTCACTTGTTGCTGCAGTAAGAAGCGGCAAAGCAAGCACTTTATTCGACGAGCAAGGTCAGCACTCTTTGCCATCTGTGGTTCATTATGGCAAAGATGCTATTTTAGTTGGACACCAGGCTCAAGCACTGTCAGCAATTGACCCACAAAATACCATAGTGTCGGTTAAGCGTTTTATGGGCCGTAGTCTGCAAGATATTCAAAGCCGTGATGCTCACCATGCGTACCAATTTGAAGCCAGCGAGAACGGTTTACCTGTGTTTGTTACCCAACAAGCAAAGGTTAATCCTATTCAAGTGTCCGCTGAAATTTTAAAACCTTTAGTAGAGCGAGCTGAAAAAACCTTAGGCGGTGAATTACAAGGCATAGTGATTACTGTTCCTGCGTATTTTGACGATGCACAACGTCAAGGCACCAAAGATGCAGCTGAGCTGTTAGGGGTGAGAGTACTGCGTTTGCTTAATGAACCAACTGCCGCAGCTATAGCCTATGGCCTTGATTCTAAACAAGAAGGCGTGATTGCCATATATGACTTAGGTGGCGGTACATTTGATATTTCAATTCTGCGCCTAAACCGGGGGGTATTTGAAGTACTCGCTACCGGTGGCGATTCGGCCTTAGGTGGTGATGATTTTGATCATCTCTTAGTTGAGCATTTCAAGCAAGCCTGGCAATTGGAAGCATTGACAGCGCAAGAGTCTCGTCGATTATTAATTGAGGCACGTCGAGTCAAAGAAGCGTTAACCGATAATCAAAATGTAACTGCGACTTTATCATATGCTGACAAACAACTTGAGTTAGTTGTCACTAAAGCAGAGTTTGACAGTATAATTGCTGCGTTAGTTAAGAAAACAATCGGCAGTTGTCGTCGAACATTGCGTGATGCTGGTGTGAGCACCGATGAAGTGATCGAAACTGTTATGGTTGGCGGTTCTACACGTGTTCCTTTAGTTCGCGAACAAGTTGAAGCCTTTTTCAAGAAACCGCCTTTAACGTCAATTGACCCCGATCGCGTAGTGGCCATTGGCGCCGCTATTCAAGCTGATATTTTAGTCGGTAACAAGCCTGAATCAGATTTACTATTGTTAGATGTTATTCCGTTATCTCTAGGTATTGAAACCATGGGTGGCCTGGTAGAGAAAGTGGTTACTCGTAACACGACTATTCCTGTCGCGCGAGCTCAAGAGTTCACTACCTTTAAGGATGGCCAGACCGCAATGGCATTTCATGTCGTTCAGGGCGAACGTGAATTAGTCGATGATTGTCGCTCTCTAGCGCGCTTTACCTTGCAAGGCATACCGCCTTTAGCTGCGGGTGCTGCACATATTCGAGTGACATTTCAAGTCGATGCAGATGGCTTACTCAATGTCACTGCAATGGAAAAGTCGACCGAAGTGCAAACCAGTATTCAGGTTAAACCGTCCTTTGGTTTATCTGACACTGAAATTGCCACTATGCTTAAAGATTCGATGAAACATGCGAAAGAGGATATTACTCGTCGTATGCTTGCTGAACAAAAAGTTGAAGCGGCTAGAGTGATTGAGTCGTTAACAGCAGCACTGCAAAAAGACGGTGATTTACTTGAAGCCAATATGCGTTCACAGCTACAAACAGCTATCGAGTTATTAGCTGCTACCGCAGAAAAAAATGATGTTGATGCGATTGAAAAAGCGATCAACGATTTAGATGCCCAAACCCAAGACTTTGCGGCAAGACGTATGGATAATTCGATAAGAGCGGCATTTAAGGGCCGTTCTGTCGACAATATATAG
- a CDS encoding TonB-dependent receptor, with protein MSSVSLTAKAIRSSLLAVAATSVASVSVFSASAVAAEEQVQKVERIAVTGSRIKRTDMETASPVSVIDASAILASGATSIDDVLQKMTSSGGAMTNAAVNNGSGGNASMNLRGLGSNRTLVLVNGRRMIASGTGAASTVDLNTIPVSMIQRVEVLKDGASAVYGTDAIAGVVNVILKRDFDGFEMNAQTGLSAQGDADETSLDMTLGNTFDKGNLVLNAQYTKRGEASQADRDFSNCPIAETGAAGAKKLYCGGSGYAQGGHVWGDNNFGITATGAEGAYAIGDSGFYGQYVDDGEGNPEFSYFDENNTEANLSGRGGEYHDYSSEDAYNYAKDSFLSTPMERLNLSFAGTYELSDSIMFFTEAMYTKRWSEQQMAPQPIWNNDPWVYDSSWMNKELIGKVQEGEALSYGRRMVESGSRDFSQTVDTVRIVVGLEGEFDNGWAWDASYNKGKNDSVDTLANLHNIGSINDAVVAKTFDPFTQSSWEGASIAPFIYTEVNSGGSELDIVAASLSGAIMDLPAGELGFAAGYENRKESAHYTPDSLTAQGLANDPRVEATAGEFSVDEVYAELAIPLLADLPLAQQVDMSAAVRYFDYSTFGNDTTWKLGLTWRLYDDLMIRGGRSTAFRAPTVSELFGGKSPSFNQIVHPATDQTQAEVTVGGNEMLTPEEADITTLGLVYSPSYVEGLSFTVDYFDIAITNTITAVDSNYVANQCLDAGGNKINTGTSLCQSSNIEIDSTGRIKFDNGLQNIGATNTSGYDINVAYVFDALNLSWKAGLDSSILSSYEEFDPDGNAVDYRGYITGGVGAYAKFKSNFNITAAGDDWSATYEARYIDGMDSFACKADTTKCYAPSVDSIVYHDLSGSYDVTNTVRMSAGVNNIFDEEPPYFTGNNDSNTDPYTYDVLGRYFFVRANVKF; from the coding sequence ATGAGTTCAGTGTCATTAACTGCGAAAGCTATTCGTAGTAGTTTATTAGCAGTTGCCGCAACAAGTGTTGCATCTGTAAGCGTATTTTCAGCCTCTGCTGTTGCAGCAGAAGAGCAAGTTCAAAAAGTTGAGCGTATTGCTGTTACCGGTTCACGTATTAAACGTACCGATATGGAAACAGCAAGCCCAGTCAGTGTGATCGATGCTTCTGCTATTCTTGCATCAGGCGCAACTTCAATTGATGATGTATTACAAAAAATGACATCTTCAGGCGGTGCAATGACTAACGCTGCTGTTAACAATGGTTCTGGTGGTAATGCATCAATGAACCTACGTGGCTTAGGTTCAAACCGTACTCTAGTATTGGTAAACGGTCGTCGTATGATCGCATCTGGTACTGGCGCGGCATCAACGGTTGATTTAAACACCATTCCTGTTTCAATGATCCAACGTGTCGAAGTACTAAAAGATGGCGCTTCAGCTGTTTATGGTACCGATGCTATCGCTGGTGTGGTTAACGTTATCCTTAAGCGTGATTTCGATGGTTTCGAAATGAATGCTCAAACGGGTTTATCTGCACAAGGTGATGCTGATGAAACAAGCCTAGATATGACTTTAGGCAACACGTTTGACAAAGGCAACTTAGTCTTAAACGCCCAGTACACTAAGCGTGGTGAAGCGAGCCAAGCTGACCGTGATTTCTCTAATTGTCCTATTGCTGAAACCGGTGCCGCGGGCGCTAAAAAGCTTTACTGTGGTGGTAGTGGATATGCACAAGGTGGTCACGTCTGGGGTGATAATAACTTCGGTATTACAGCAACAGGCGCTGAAGGCGCTTATGCTATTGGTGATTCAGGTTTTTATGGCCAATACGTTGATGATGGTGAAGGTAATCCTGAATTTTCATATTTTGACGAAAATAACACTGAAGCGAATCTCAGTGGTCGTGGTGGCGAATATCATGACTATAGCTCAGAAGATGCTTACAACTATGCCAAAGACAGTTTCTTATCAACCCCAATGGAGCGTTTAAACCTAAGCTTTGCGGGTACTTATGAGCTATCAGATAGCATCATGTTCTTTACCGAAGCTATGTACACTAAGCGTTGGTCAGAGCAACAAATGGCTCCTCAGCCTATTTGGAATAATGATCCTTGGGTTTATGATTCATCATGGATGAACAAAGAACTGATTGGTAAAGTGCAAGAGGGTGAGGCTCTAAGCTACGGTCGTCGCATGGTTGAGTCTGGATCTCGTGACTTTAGTCAAACCGTAGATACTGTACGTATCGTTGTTGGTTTAGAAGGTGAGTTCGACAATGGTTGGGCATGGGATGCTTCTTACAACAAAGGTAAGAACGATTCAGTTGACACTTTAGCAAACCTACACAACATTGGTTCAATCAATGATGCTGTTGTTGCAAAGACATTTGATCCATTTACTCAGTCTTCTTGGGAAGGCGCAAGTATTGCACCATTCATTTACACCGAAGTTAACAGCGGTGGCAGTGAGTTAGATATCGTAGCGGCAAGCTTATCTGGCGCAATTATGGATTTACCTGCTGGTGAATTAGGTTTTGCAGCAGGTTATGAGAACCGTAAAGAGTCGGCACATTATACGCCTGATTCATTAACGGCTCAGGGCTTAGCCAACGATCCACGTGTTGAAGCTACCGCGGGTGAGTTCAGTGTTGATGAGGTTTATGCTGAATTAGCTATCCCATTGTTAGCCGACTTACCACTTGCACAGCAAGTTGATATGAGCGCTGCAGTGCGTTACTTCGACTATAGCACTTTTGGTAACGACACTACTTGGAAGTTAGGCCTAACATGGCGCTTATATGACGACCTAATGATACGTGGTGGCCGTTCTACAGCATTCCGCGCGCCAACAGTAAGTGAGTTATTTGGTGGTAAGTCACCATCATTTAACCAAATTGTTCACCCAGCTACAGATCAAACTCAAGCTGAAGTGACTGTGGGTGGTAACGAAATGTTAACCCCTGAAGAAGCTGATATCACCACTCTTGGTTTAGTTTATTCTCCAAGCTATGTTGAAGGATTATCTTTCACTGTTGATTATTTTGATATTGCGATAACTAATACAATTACTGCGGTTGATTCTAACTATGTTGCTAACCAGTGTTTAGATGCCGGTGGCAATAAAATCAATACCGGTACTTCACTATGTCAGTCATCAAATATTGAAATTGATAGCACAGGTCGTATCAAGTTTGACAATGGTTTACAAAACATTGGCGCAACGAATACTTCAGGTTATGACATTAACGTTGCCTATGTATTTGATGCATTAAACTTAAGCTGGAAAGCGGGTTTAGACTCATCAATTCTTTCTTCATATGAAGAGTTTGATCCAGATGGTAACGCAGTTGATTACCGTGGTTACATTACTGGTGGTGTAGGAGCTTATGCTAAGTTTAAATCAAACTTCAACATCACTGCAGCCGGCGATGATTGGAGTGCAACTTACGAAGCACGTTATATCGATGGTATGGATTCATTCGCTTGTAAAGCTGACACGACTAAGTGTTATGCACCAAGTGTAGATAGCATTGTATACCATGATTTATCAGGTTCTTATGACGTGACAAACACGGTTCGCATGTCAGCTGGTGTGAATAACATTTTTGATGAAGAACCTCCATATTTCACCGGTAACAACGATTCGAATACCGATCCATACACTTATGATGTACTAGGTCGTTACTTCTTCGTTCGTGCTAACGTGAAGTTCTAA
- the fdx gene encoding ISC system 2Fe-2S type ferredoxin, which produces MPQLVFLPHSELCPDGAVLEAEVGETILNVALRNGIHIEHACEKSCACTTCHVVVREGFNQLEASDELEDDMLDKAWGLEPESRLSCQAKVVACDMVIDIPKYTVNMVSEG; this is translated from the coding sequence ATGCCACAATTAGTTTTTTTACCCCATAGTGAGTTATGTCCTGACGGGGCTGTACTTGAGGCCGAAGTCGGTGAAACCATTTTAAACGTGGCTTTACGTAACGGTATTCATATTGAGCATGCTTGCGAAAAGTCATGTGCCTGTACTACATGTCATGTAGTTGTGCGTGAAGGCTTTAATCAGCTTGAGGCAAGTGATGAACTTGAAGATGACATGTTAGATAAAGCCTGGGGATTAGAGCCTGAGAGCCGCTTATCTTGTCAAGCTAAAGTGGTTGCATGTGATATGGTGATTGATATTCCTAAGTACACTGTCAATATGGTGAGTGAAGGCTAA
- a CDS encoding GGDEF domain-containing protein, with the protein MTSSNVCILLMYFLVVIYSSNGLATESVKYFEDYADSHSVEDTLQRLNQFDIDTSILANENKAKLYFLYGQLYEKTRQLDLAIDSYDKSINLVASLPISDTLIDSHLERSFALYLQTNDPAIYCVDRYKALEYARQQNNTELLAKTLTQNAFCYEDASTIHIGIALLDEAMDVVDKSETLNTNRKALIYNATGSLYRNVGLHQRSYDNFKKAYQTWAAIDDKQDMFNMLHNMLSQSIKLGHWPEAKASVDAQFKLAESSVQFKDFAFFAHLNAGRVALGMQDYPTAITNLNNAIQLRETTQEQYFATSSYLFLAIAYMRNGQASEAAEMAMLFKQDQHFRTDKQDMILKADAIIAFAKQDYLASINLLFQLIDDERKNNQNMLNPEVINAALNHHAKVAEFENILLANKLAINELKLTAIQDKEKIHELTLTIVALLTITLGLFLLFALNTYKKRSQTDFLTKIANRGFTFIKGEQLIKRAIKLRQSASVIIFDIDNFKEINDKYGHHIGDLAIKALAQRAQTCIKKHDLVGRIGGEEFLIVLPKTSEQDAWTISERLRNSIAEKDFIFNEIKINFTISLGLAELNASTTSMQDLMIEADKALYQAKFLGKNKVYLARQCA; encoded by the coding sequence ATGACTTCTTCAAATGTTTGTATACTTTTGATGTATTTTCTAGTGGTTATTTATAGCTCAAATGGACTTGCTACCGAGTCAGTTAAATATTTTGAAGACTATGCAGACTCTCATTCAGTAGAAGATACCCTCCAACGTTTAAACCAATTCGATATCGACACAAGCATTTTAGCCAATGAGAATAAAGCCAAACTGTATTTTTTATACGGTCAACTTTATGAAAAAACTCGTCAGCTTGATTTAGCCATCGACAGTTATGATAAAAGCATCAATTTAGTCGCCTCATTACCCATTTCTGACACATTAATTGATAGCCATCTTGAACGATCTTTTGCCCTGTACTTACAAACAAATGACCCTGCTATTTATTGTGTCGATCGTTATAAAGCCCTCGAATACGCAAGACAGCAAAATAATACTGAGCTATTAGCCAAAACGTTGACCCAAAATGCCTTTTGTTATGAAGATGCCAGTACCATACATATAGGTATTGCTTTGCTTGATGAAGCTATGGATGTTGTCGATAAAAGTGAAACCCTCAACACCAATAGAAAAGCCTTAATTTACAATGCCACTGGCAGTCTTTACCGAAATGTCGGCTTACATCAGCGCAGCTATGACAATTTTAAAAAAGCCTATCAAACCTGGGCGGCCATTGATGATAAACAAGACATGTTTAATATGCTGCACAACATGTTAAGCCAAAGCATCAAATTAGGTCATTGGCCTGAAGCAAAAGCCAGTGTGGATGCACAGTTTAAGCTTGCTGAGTCCAGCGTCCAATTCAAAGATTTTGCTTTTTTCGCGCACTTAAATGCAGGGCGAGTAGCCCTAGGGATGCAAGATTATCCAACGGCAATAACTAACCTAAATAATGCCATTCAATTGCGTGAGACTACCCAAGAGCAATACTTTGCCACGAGTAGTTACCTATTTCTTGCGATAGCTTACATGCGTAATGGACAAGCATCTGAAGCGGCCGAAATGGCGATGTTATTTAAACAAGATCAGCATTTCAGAACAGACAAACAAGATATGATACTCAAAGCTGATGCGATTATTGCATTTGCAAAACAAGATTACTTAGCTTCAATCAATTTACTGTTTCAATTAATTGATGATGAGCGTAAAAATAACCAGAACATGTTAAATCCTGAAGTCATCAACGCAGCTTTAAATCATCATGCAAAAGTGGCTGAGTTTGAGAACATTCTCCTGGCCAACAAACTAGCCATTAATGAATTAAAGCTCACTGCTATTCAAGATAAAGAAAAAATTCATGAGCTAACATTAACTATTGTGGCTTTATTAACTATCACATTAGGCTTGTTTCTGCTTTTTGCACTAAACACTTATAAAAAACGCTCACAAACAGATTTTCTAACAAAAATTGCCAATCGAGGATTTACCTTTATCAAAGGTGAGCAGCTAATCAAACGCGCAATAAAATTACGACAATCTGCCTCGGTGATCATTTTTGACATAGATAACTTTAAAGAGATCAATGATAAGTATGGCCATCATATTGGGGACCTAGCCATTAAAGCGCTCGCACAAAGAGCACAAACTTGCATTAAAAAGCATGACCTCGTAGGCAGAATTGGCGGAGAAGAGTTTTTAATCGTGCTACCTAAAACGAGCGAGCAAGATGCTTGGACTATTTCAGAACGGCTTAGAAACAGCATTGCCGAAAAAGACTTCATCTTTAATGAGATTAAAATAAACTTCACTATTAGTTTAGGTCTTGCCGAATTAAATGCATCAACCACCTCAATGCAAGACTTGATGATAGAAGCTGATAAAGCCTTATATCAAGCAAAGTTTTTGGGTAAAAATAAAGTCTACCTAGCCAGACAATGCGCTTAA
- a CDS encoding DUF2797 domain-containing protein, translated as MLGTLSKLNTSLNSADEVQYQLPVGDALIPLNPLIGKSLTLTHTGNIFCCNCGKKTKKSYSQGHCYVCMQKLASCDMCIMKPETCHFDQGTCREPEWAQTHCFVPHYVYLSNTSGIKVGITRHNQIPTRWIDQGATQGLPIFKVSTRKMSGLIEIELAKFINDKTHWQAMLKSHNDDVDLVAQAAELIPLIAEKLQQIAAEHSDIIIERLDANIQAIQYPIEQFPLKVKSHNFDKVAEVTGTLQGIKGQYLIFDTGVINIRKFSSYEVEVSHK; from the coding sequence ATGTTAGGCACACTATCAAAACTCAACACTTCACTTAACTCAGCAGATGAAGTGCAATATCAGCTCCCCGTGGGTGACGCTCTTATTCCACTTAATCCTTTAATTGGTAAATCACTGACGTTAACGCATACTGGCAATATTTTTTGCTGTAATTGTGGTAAGAAAACTAAAAAAAGTTATTCTCAGGGCCATTGTTATGTTTGTATGCAAAAACTGGCTAGCTGCGACATGTGCATCATGAAGCCAGAAACCTGTCATTTTGATCAGGGTACTTGCCGCGAGCCAGAATGGGCGCAAACCCACTGTTTTGTTCCTCATTATGTCTATTTATCAAATACCTCAGGGATCAAAGTTGGCATTACTCGCCACAACCAAATCCCGACTCGCTGGATTGACCAAGGCGCGACCCAAGGCTTGCCTATTTTTAAGGTGTCGACCCGTAAAATGTCAGGATTAATTGAAATAGAATTAGCAAAATTTATCAATGATAAAACCCATTGGCAAGCCATGCTTAAAAGCCATAACGATGATGTTGATTTGGTTGCACAAGCGGCTGAGCTGATCCCTTTAATCGCTGAAAAGTTACAACAAATAGCCGCGGAACATAGCGATATAATCATTGAGCGATTAGACGCGAACATTCAAGCAATTCAATATCCGATTGAGCAATTTCCGCTAAAAGTGAAATCACACAACTTTGACAAAGTAGCAGAGGTGACGGGGACGTTACAGGGTATAAAAGGTCAATATTTGATATTTGATACCGGAGTGATCAATATCCGTAAATTTAGCTCATACGAAGTTGAAGTCAGTCATAAGTAA
- the ndk gene encoding nucleoside-diphosphate kinase: MAIERTFSIIKPDAVANNHIGAIYNRFESAGLKIVASKMVHLSKEQAEGFYAEHSARPFFGALVSFMTSGPVMVQVLEGENAVLANREIMGATNPAEAARGTLRGDYAASIDENAVHGSDALESAAREIAYFFSADQVCPRTR, from the coding sequence ATGGCGATCGAACGCACATTTTCTATTATCAAACCAGATGCAGTTGCTAACAACCACATCGGTGCTATTTATAACCGTTTTGAATCAGCAGGTCTTAAGATCGTTGCTTCTAAAATGGTTCATTTATCTAAAGAACAAGCTGAAGGTTTCTACGCTGAACACAGCGCACGTCCTTTCTTTGGTGCTTTAGTGTCTTTCATGACTTCTGGTCCAGTAATGGTTCAAGTGTTAGAAGGCGAAAACGCTGTTCTAGCTAACCGTGAAATCATGGGCGCAACTAACCCAGCAGAAGCTGCTCGTGGCACGCTACGTGGCGACTATGCAGCTAGCATTGATGAAAACGCAGTTCACGGTTCTGATGCACTTGAATCAGCCGCTCGTGAAATTGCTTACTTCTTTAGCGCTGATCAAGTGTGCCCACGCACTCGTTAA
- a CDS encoding glycine cleavage system protein R, which produces MMRYLVTLQAPDRKGLVEQIANAVTRQDGNWLDSEMRHLDGIFAAILQLEMPVDKWDEFIDALECIDGLSLTYSQASLTAQPIKHISYQLVAYDRPGLVLHISNSLNALGVNIEQFSSKYETASHTGVALFRANMSLGLTELIQEEQIVEQFYKLGDDVVLDKVNKIN; this is translated from the coding sequence ATGATGCGATATTTGGTTACCCTGCAAGCTCCTGATAGAAAAGGCTTAGTTGAACAGATCGCTAATGCAGTAACTCGTCAAGATGGAAATTGGTTAGATTCAGAAATGCGTCATTTGGACGGTATTTTTGCTGCAATATTACAATTAGAAATGCCGGTCGATAAATGGGATGAATTTATCGATGCACTCGAATGTATTGATGGCTTATCATTAACTTACTCACAAGCAAGTCTAACGGCACAACCGATTAAACATATTAGCTACCAGCTTGTCGCTTACGATCGCCCAGGACTTGTGTTACATATTTCAAACAGTCTTAACGCACTTGGGGTCAATATTGAGCAGTTTAGCAGCAAATATGAAACCGCAAGCCATACCGGCGTAGCCTTATTCAGGGCAAATATGAGCTTAGGCTTGACCGAATTGATTCAAGAAGAACAAATCGTTGAGCAATTTTATAAATTAGGCGACGATGTAGTTCTAGATAAAGTAAATAAAATCAACTAA